One window of the Bos indicus isolate NIAB-ARS_2022 breed Sahiwal x Tharparkar chromosome 15, NIAB-ARS_B.indTharparkar_mat_pri_1.0, whole genome shotgun sequence genome contains the following:
- the LOC109569417 gene encoding putative olfactory receptor 56B2, whose product MFQDLGNFNSSKFQVSEFILLGFPGIHSWQHWLSLPLVLLYLLALSANILILIIINQEATLHQPMYYFLGILAMVDMGLATTIMPKILTILWFNAKTIGLPECFVQMYAIHSFVGMESGIFVCMAIDRYVAICQPLCYSSIITKSFVLKATVLMALRNSLTTIPIPVLAAQRHYCSKNQIEHCLCSNLGVTSLSCDDRTINSVYQLLLAWIFMGSDLGFILVSYALILHSVLKLNSMEAISKALSTCTSHLILILFFYTVVIVISITHSATMTFPLIPVLLNVLHNVIPPALNPMVYALKNKELRQGLRKLLKLDLKGS is encoded by the coding sequence ATGTTCCAGGATCTCGGAAATTTCAACAGCTCAAAGTTTCAGGTCTCTGAGTTCATTCTTTTGGGATTCCCAGGCATTCACAGCTGGCAGCACTGGCTATCCCTGCCCCTGGTTCTGCTCTACCTCTTAGCTCTCAGTGCAAACATCCTTATCTTGATCATCATCAATCAAGAGGCAACACTGCACCAGCCTATGTATTATTTCCTGGGCATCCTGGCTATGGTTGACATGGGCCTTGCTACCACCATCATGCCCAAGATTTTGACCATCTTGTGGTTCAATGCAAAGACCATTGGTCTCCCTGAGTGCTTTGTACAGATGTATGCCATACATAGCTTTGTAGGAATGGAATCAGGCATTTTTGTCTGCATGGCTATAGATAGATATGTGGCAATTTGTCAACCACTGTGTTATTCATCAATCATCACCAAATCTTTTGTGCTCAAAGCTACTGTGCTCATGGCACTCAGAAACAGCCTGACTACCATCCCAATTCCTGTGTTGGCGGCTCAGAGACACTATTGCTCAAAAAACCAAATTGAGCACTGTCTGTGCTCTAATCTTGGTGTCACTAGTCTATCCTGTGATGACAGAACGATCAACAGTGTTTACCAGCTACTTTTGGCCTGGATATTCATGGGGAGTGATTTGGGTTTTATTCTTGTATCCTATGCTTTGATACTTCACTCTGTACTGAAACTGAACTCAATGGAAGCTATATCCAAGGCCCTGAGTACCTGCACTTCCCACCTCATCCTAATCCTGTTTTTCTACACAGTCGTTATTGTCATTTCTATCACCCATAGTGCAACAATGACGTTTCCCCTCATCCCAGTTCTACTCAATGTACTCCACAACGTcattcctcctgccctcaatcctatGGTCTATGCACTCAAGAACAAGGAGCTCAGACAGGGCTTGCGTAAGCTCCTTAAGCTGGACTTAAAAGGTAGTTAA